The DNA window GATCCgtgtatgttttgtttgttaagcCAGGACACTGTTATTTGTTTGCACAGTTAATGCTCTATCGGGTAAATAGCACATTCAAACATCTTTACAAACATTTTGATAATTGTATTTCAATtaaaaggtattaaaaaaaatcttcatcatttattgtatatttttttcttgctaGATCTAGGAGAatgaatttctaaaataaataataatacctgATTTCAATTGTAAACTTTTAAAACGACGAAGCGAAGAGCTGTAAGCTGTAAGGAACTCATGGAGCTGAAGATTGATTACCTGACTTTTCGTTAAGTATTTTGCAGTTAAATTCATTCGTTTTccattactttttctttttctatgtactttcgTGAGTACCTGTGTTACCTAAGTGTACACATTAGCGGAAATAATAGGTACGGTACTATAGTGAATATTATGTAAGCTAAAATATTTacaccatttattttatttacctaagaTAAAGTACAAGTAGGGGAGCGGGGGGCAAGTTGTAACAGGAACAAGTAGTAACAAGCATttttacctacataataaaagaatattCGTTTAATTTTCAACCTGACTTACTATGTAATGCTTACTCAGCGCAGGAACGCAGCGCAGGAACAGCGCAGGAAGCGGTTTTGTGCAGGTGCTTCTATAAAGCCAGGTTatggactttttttttgtcaatttttgaATATCATCCTTATAGATTAAGAATAAAACTCAGAAGTCAAAGTTTTCTATATCGTGTCTAAATGGGTTAAATGAATCGAAAGTCTAATTACTGAAGTCGTTAAGATCATAAATGGCTGCAAGCCTAAAATCCCTTATAGCTGAAGTAAAGAAAGAacatgttattatataatatcttcTGTTAGATTAAGAATAAAACTTAGTAAGTCTAAGTCTGTTTTAGTGTTTGTAAAGTTTGTTATGATGAAAACGccaaataaatctttttaaaatataaaactggtTTTCATTCCTGATGTTAAAATTTGCCACAAGCCTGTTACAACAAGCGCTAAGCACGGGGTATGTTGGAGCACCTGCAGATTGTTTTTCAAAGCCGTTGCTACAAAAAATCGTtgtttgttttgaaaataaatttattagaaaTCGATAGCTGAATAGTTTCTAACTGAAATAGTACTGCTAGATTTCAAAAATACCAAACAAGTAAGCTTTTATAGCCAAGAAACCAAAAATAGCAACTAGCCCTCCGTTCCCCTACTGAGTTGATCATAATTATCATTGATTCAAAACACTTCTTCGTGTATTCGCTATTAAGTTGGTGTTGTGAAACATCTACAGCAATGAGTGACAAAGAagcaaaaagtataaaatatgaattggtcCCACCAGATGGGGGTTGGGGTTACATGATTGGTTTGGGAGTTATTCTAAATTTGGTAAGTATTTTGATTAAGAGTTTATGCTTACAATAACGAAAATTAATAAAGTCTTTAAGTTCAAGTACATTTGCACGCTCAGACATTATTATATTCAGATCGTTAATGTATGGTTAAACCTTAGGTAATCTTATAAGATAATAGTAGGAcagatgtaataaataataaaccatttAGTCGGTAACAACTAACAGTGTAATCTGTGCCAAATTCCAAATAAATCACTAAATAATTTGGttgtcaccagtggcgtgcacttcatacatgcacaaaagcactgcatacccaaattattttatataactagtattgaaggggaaatttttccattttatgtcatttacctgctttatgcataccctggtcgcaaaccctgtgcacgccactggttgtcaCATATTTACACTGATTGAATAAAGCTTTATGGGTACCTTGTGTTACTATAGAACCCTCGAatctataaacataatttttaacatactttaaaagataattttttcgtctcaataaattgtatactttaAATTCGGGACAGGTGATTTTATTCATTCGAATTATCTAAGAATAACTGCGATCAGTTTTTttgattcaataaataatatttgaaataatacgTTAGTTTATTGTAtgcactaaaaatattaattaatgcaatcgccgcaatggcagacaattgtAAAAACTTATTTACTGCGCTGGTCGGTCGTCGAAGAGCTTTCTTTTCTGGACATAGGAGATGCTAACTACATAATAACAAAtgggtataataaaaaaaatgttaggtactcacaaaataaaattatacagcgTCATCAAAATATCGTGTGAAATacctattttcttttaatgCATACCTTAATCGAAAAACCTATGCACGCTATTGCCTGTTATAGTAATGCTTATCGTGCCTGAaatttaatgtaatgtaatacCGGGAAAGAACCATTTCTGAAGATGGCAtaagttttttaacaaataatttaatgtatagaTAACATTAACACTACCGGGGACTAgtaataagaagggtttaggccatagacCACCACGGTGGGAaagtgcggagtggtggacttcacaggcctttgaaaacattgtggagaactctcaggcatgcagttttcctcacgctATCAAAGTTAATGACATTTTGTAATAGAGGTATCCGGGAATCATATTCGCTCCCCCCAATCGTAATAGATATATCCTGCGGCTTCGTCCGCTTAAAATAAGGGACGCAGTGAACTGCAAATAATGTGTGGATTTATAGCAGCACGACTTATTAGTCAAAGGCTTTGGGTAAGTAACGGTGAGTACAAGTCAGTATATGGATGGGTGCCCGACTTTTGAAGTATGACTCACCTCACACACTTTATCTAttcagtattcagtatcgtaAAACTTTAAGTAAGCAGCTTTGCTGCTATCCTCTGAGAAGTTCTGCCCTCTATCGTCAATTATATTCATCAGACCGACATAAAGTTTCGGCAGAACTAAACTGGTATTACAACGTATTtagttcaaaattattttaatcggtcccctctcccaaaggaaatgAATTTCGGGGTAAAACTATCCTATGTCCTACAttgtagtatgaactcaaatcatgCAAAGTTTCACTTGAATTCATTCATAAGTTTCGGCGTGATGCGCAGCCAAGATAAAGATAGTCAGACaggccaaattaaaaaaattacggttttggcttcagtattgATTAGAGTGCCTTCCATAAACATTCTGAAATGTCTTCTGtcagtttattataagtatagatggcTAACTTCTTTAACATTTTACAGTCAACTATAATGGCATTTATTAATTGCTTTGGAATGCTATTCaaggatttatttattgaaattaacatGGATTCCACGGGAGTGACGGTTTTTAGTGGAATTGCAGCGTCCTGCATAGCAATTTCAGGTaccttatattataatgttatactatgtcttacttttaatttggtatttttttttttagtctctATAAATTCTGCGGGAACAGTTGGTTTTCGTTTTAAGTCGGTTGAGTCGAACACAgtagcaaacaaacagacagaaccactttcgcatttataacattatatatggATTCGGACGCGATTTATCTTTAAGCATTTTGAACATACATTTTCAGCCAAAAATCGGTAACAAACACAGGATGAAACTTGCTGTAGATCTTATAGGATTTCTTAATTTTACCGACTCAAGGATGTGCACTATCTACCGTCTTcaggttacaaataaataataaagaaaatatactaagacaatgcaAACATCGCCATTCAGCCCCcccaagcgtagcttgtgctactgctgaatatttttacgaatctTCTTCTTAAATTTAAGCGCTCTTGTCGGTGTAGCCTTTTCCAACCTGCTCTATCCATGAGCCTctcttttatctttttataagtCCCCACcccaacaataatataaaaatataataaaagcgaaagtgaTTGCTAAACAATAACACTTTTACATTCAAAATGTTTATCCCGGAAAGCATCCGTGAATCGTTGCACGATAAAAATTGATCTTGACAAAATATCAAGCTCCAGTATCAAGATTCTCCTTACCCAAAGATCAAATTCCTTCTTTAAGTTTGTTTAATGATTATTTTCAGGTTTCATAGCTATGCCTTTGCAGAAGATTATGTCCCTGCGCCAACTTGGACTATTAGCTGCTTTTATGTTCAACTTGGGAACATTCTGCACAGTTTTTGTAAACacaaaatttctttttattttaactcaagGAATGATTCAGGTAACTAACTACATTTCGAAGATTTTGGCACTTCCGCAATGAAACATTACTATTATATAGTTAGGGTACAGACCTGTTATTCATAGATTAGACCTTCCTCGCTGTTCTTATGCAAGTTGACGGCCATTAACTACTGTTGTTATACATAGTAGGTAGTACAAAGACTTTGACATAAGAACGTAATACCTCACAATATATACCCAACACATTTaggtttgtgtgtgtgtgtgcgcctGCGGGTGTGtcagtgtgtgtgtttatgtgtgcgtgtgtttaaatatttttaactcccTCGATATGGGTATAATTGCAAGCGCTTGACTAGTGGAATACTATACGCTATGAaattttcaaatccaagatggccgctccCACAAAATGCCAAAATGGCaaaaattttttgtaattacatatattttacacaactccctcaatatgaggataaaataaaaggGAATGTAGAATTACTTACATTAGATTGAAAGCCGGaggttttattacaattttcacTTTATTTGATGTTTATTACATGGAAGCGCTCTGTTTCAGGGTTTGGGCAACGGATTAGTTTACAATCTGTCCTGTACTGTGCTGAACAATTATTTTGTGAAAAGAAGAATGCTGGCATTCAGCCTTACGCAAACTATTGCAGGTAATCGATCTTTGATAATATGTCTGCcaacactaattaaataccGAAGGGGACAATTAACCGCAAAGGTTTTAACGTGTTAATTTTCCCTTCTCAAATCTTGGACTTACAAATCTTTTTGTCTTAAGACTCAGATGAATTATATTGCTATGACAATAATATACGGAGAAGAGTACCCGACTGCAATCAGTCATTATGCAAAATAGGGGGAGCGCGCTCGTTTAAAAtaggcattttttattttaagacacCTACATTATAGATGGGGGAAAATTTGAGATTGTTCCTGATTTTTAGGGGGGTGTATCTAtctaaagaaacaaaagaacaaaGCGTTTCTAGCAAAGTCCTTGTCGATGCATATGAACATCATTGATAAAACCCATAGATTCGGATGCTTAACGTAGTAAGTAATGTTTGTGAATGCGTGTTGATTTAGTTTCATTTCAGCTGTATTTTGTCTATTATCGCCTCAGTTTGTGAAGTGGTCGATTGAAAATTACGGGTCTCAAGGAACTCTTCTATTGGTTTCCGCTATTTCCATGCACAATATTTTGGGAATGGCTTTAATGCAACCGGTGTCGTGGCATATGAAAAAAGTGGAAATATTGGAACCTAAGCAGAACggtatttcattttttaattttctttatgtgAGTACTAATATTCATCTATATTTCGAGTGCAAAGCAGAATATGAGCTTTAGACATAATATTCGCCTTGCTAATCTAGGGTCAACTTCTTGAGAATCTCTGCTTGggtcattaattttattgagaTTATCCAGAGTATCTACCGTATACAACATCGGCAAACTGAACTGAAATTTATGTCCTCACCATTGATGTTGATGACAAGTCCGTTTCAATTCTGgcgcttaaaaatataataaaacgcaCGCATTTTTCCAGTCTGACCCTGTTCTGTGTTGATATTCAATATGCCTATTACAATGTGAAGAAGATCCCGGGGGATAGAAATTAACAAATAACCCCTTTCAATCATCGaagtagtatataaataataacaacaaaatatatgCAACCATTACCAAAATAAGAATTCGGTTTCCGgtacgattttccatgaatcgTGTCACTCCTTTCAAGGGCTATAATTTTTGCTTTAAAAGTCCCGCCAAACATTCACTCTTGCTCGCCCTCATCCCAGACCGCTTTCACCTCACGTCCGTTCTGACCTTTGAATGATTCATGCTTATTTTTTTCAGAGATGAAATTGCTTCTGACAGAGGATAAAAAAAGcgaagcaaataaaaatacttacaaatCCGATAAATCGGAACACGACATTGATAAGAATCATGACAGCCAAATTAAGTATGCctgcttttataaaatagacCTAAGCTTATCGGCCTCGATGGTCATTCtagatactaatacatatcaCGAGTTCTTGGGCTTGATTCTCGGGGCGAGTCATAACTTTTATTTGttgtggtatactgagttagtaagttgtcattattttatttgatacatacatacatacatccatccatacatccatactcacaaacttacgcatttataatattagtaggatgatataCAGGCATTCGTTCGATGtcctatatgccttgcgacttgcttatatttatgaagagtttgtcattaaaataagtctatacatgcttgatagtatgcactttaaaataaaaacataattattaaaatcggttaaaatttaacggagctgtgaagtaaaattaataaaaattgatatcccatttcccgaaggaaacttattttttatcgggataaaaagtatcctatatgttgacccgaaataaCGGCTACCActatatgaaattttattgaaatccgttcagtagtttttacgtgatgcccggacagacagacagacagacagacagacagacagacagatagacagacagacagacagacagacaaaaattaaataaaaatctgttttggacttagtatcgattataaagcatctccctcccaataaaatgaatttaattcatTTGTGTAAATATGTCATAATaagttataacaaaataaaagtcgCAACATATCCAGTCCTGCAACCCCGATAAGTTAAATAATCTAGTTCTGAGGCTTAAATGGCAGAATTatatcaattgaataaaatacattgctcCATAGCTACTTTTTCAatgtattcttaaatttttgataaGGTAGTACGGCTATTGATTTTGGGATtgcattaaatgtatttttatcctATCTTAGACACAAATAGAAGGCCTATGACTTTAATATGCTAATGATTAACCATGAAACGTATAAGCTAACATTAAGTAACATAGAAATCTTTCCTACATTTACATTTTCATAAGCACTGTCttcagaaaatatattttaatcttttgCCGAGAAATTTGAAATGCAAAAGCTTGTTAAGTGTAATCCGGCCTAAGCCACAGAATAAGTAATAAAACGAATCACGTACCCGAGTTTCGATCGTGTCTTGTTTATTGTggttcattaaatacttaatgaAAAATTCATCGTCCCTACAAAAACAAAGAAGAGTGGACAAAAAACCGACCCGACCAGCGATTACCTAGTTATATATCATTGGAAAAGTTTTTTATGTAGATTAATTGTTACTATGGGGGCTTATTTAATAAAGCTGTGTGGAAAATATTTTAGGGTTGCTTTGCTTGAAAGACCTAATGAATATAAGAATACCGTTCCTTTTCCTTTGTggatatcttttaatatttgcTTCCAAGGTTATTCCATAATTATAATCTCGAAGGGTTTATGTTTCTTCTTAGAAATTCGTTCTATTTACTCAATAACTAATCTAACAAcagaaaaaaaggaaattttGAACATATTTTGATTACTCGCTATATTCATATTATCTTTAGTAACAATTTGTTATAGCCTAAAAGAACTTTTCAATGATGATTTTGctgaatgttttttgtttttgtgtgaatTTTAGAATGATTTTTATACAACGTGACAATGAAAACCGAAGTaacacttcacaggctttagaggtacattatgaattttctctaagacttatctgtgaaaccgaaaacgtAATTGTTTTTGAGTCATCTGCCACAGTTTTTACGGAAATAAATCAGTTAtatcacatgaaaaattaaaatcatgtgactccggtcactttattgggtacgcgtcgcgtagcgtaggtactatgcgcgtgtcagtcttttatcttcaataagttGACACTAATAATGTTTTGGattcgtttgtatagaaaaataaatatgcttcttttgatttaatatttttacagggtgattccttatgaaacattctaatgcatccttcaatattatttcgttacacgtttttttaaataaaaatgagagGCACTAAACTAGGTACTTTATTATAGCACTTATCTCTACTACCTATTCATATTTTCATACCTTATCTTTTTAACCCCCGAAGCAACAACGATGGGGTGGCCCCGGGGTGTCATAAGTTTGAGGTGTCTGTGTAGGTGAATATGGCACCGTAGCGCCAAAGCCGATAGacagattttaatttagatttttttaattttaaatgtaaattagtcaggagtgttcttagctatgctGGATAAAAAATCCGTCCGCGTATTAAATAAAAGgaattgactagtagaataaacaAATGTAAATCCAAGTTTACAAAGACAAAGGCAAATTACAatatttcacaactccctcaataaggGACTCCCTCAAATAActcgactagtagaataatgtcaAGTACAGAATGAAAGTCGGgtgagttttaaatttttttattttataatctctATTTCAGAAAatttctttcacattttataGACTTTTCAATATTCAAATCCTTTGTACTTTCCAACGCCTGCATCGGAGTTTCTTTTAGTAGTTTCTTGGATCTGATGTTCACAATGTTGCTTCCACAAGCATTATATTCATTGGGATGGAGCGAAGTAAGTAATTTGCAAACTATTGTTTATGAAGCTTTTGTTATGTTCGGTACTACGGAAAAAtctaaatcatcatcaacataaataagtaaagtaaataaatgtaataagtaaatgtttactaacacatatttatattttacttatgttGCGCTATCTctataaatgaaaatacttaTCTATTCATATTATTCTACTCTTTTGCgctatttgttaaaatttttttgtaGATGCGTGTTCCTTTAAACTTAAGGAACACGCCGTACCTTTTGCTTTAATTTCGACCAAAGTAATTTTACTTCGCTCGAACGAAAATAATATTTGGTAACTAGCGGTTCTCCGCGACTACATCTGGGTTTATTCTGTTGAATAAATCCCACGGGAACAGTTAGTTATCCCGGGCTGTATGAAGTATCATACGCCCTCCAGCAGGAGGATCGATTTATTTGTTAAAGCAGAGCATAGATACCAAAgcaaattatttcttaaaactgCGGCACCCCAGCAGTAAAATTATCGTGACTATCTTCAGGAATACATCTTAACAGATATAATGTAGACTCACATTAATGTAGAATGCTGCGAGAGATGTGATCACAAGTCGGAATTTGTGCCTGTAACTAATTTAGACtcttaatttatttcaactactgTTTTCAGGGAGAAGTAGCGAGGGCCTTGTCACTAACTGCGCTAGGAGATTTGGCAACAAGAATTGCAATTATATTATTGAGCGgtgttttaaacaaatttgGGAGCCATGAGACTTATGTTGCCGGTCTCTTCATCGCTTTTGTTTCAAGGATCGgtaatttatacttaaaaattatacataatttttacatAGAACGGGTAACTTTCCCGTTCCTTAAAGATTGTTTAGTCGCAAACCGGCAAAACATAGAACAATTTTTTAACCAATTAACGATTCGAGCCCTGGACGCCACTTATGAGGTGCCAGGGTCTTCAAGGCACAGTAAGGGTTGTAAGTTGACGGTTCAATCGGACAGCATTTAAGCATCGGATTTCTTAGCATCATTACGACTTTCTTGATGGCTCAATGAAAGCGGTAATACAGATGGTAGCCACTAGCCAGGGCCCTTCTTAGTTCTTtgctattatttttgtaaagtgAATATCCCCTGAGCACCTCCTTATTGTACGTTTCAGGTATGCTCTGGTCCAACAATAACATAGTGATACTAACTTTCATAACGATAATGGGCGTATCCCGAAGTACCATAACAGTGTTGGTTCCCGTCGTAGTTGCAGACACTGTAGGCCAGGAAAAATTTACTTCCGCCATTGGTATGCTACTTATGTTGTTTGGAATCTTCAATTGCACCGTGGGGCCAGTTATTGGTAAGTTTTCTGTTTAATGTTaccttttattttcttgttttaatcCCACTACACGTTAGCTCATGACTACCACCTCTAcatgatgatgcaatctaagatgataGGTCAccatcttatatctttaaacgagcaattcttgtatatatatatatatatatatatatatatatataattggaatctcggaatcggcacaaacacaatacaaatttagtatacagtgcatttcgggggcgataaatctatctagctaggattcattttattcgtgtttccggtaataaccgatttggtgcagacgaagttgcacgggtcaactagtatataatattaatcataTCAGAGTCACTCactgggcgatggagagagctatgctaggagta is part of the Pararge aegeria chromosome 2, ilParAegt1.1, whole genome shotgun sequence genome and encodes:
- the LOC120628441 gene encoding monocarboxylate transporter 13-like, giving the protein MSDKEAKSIKYELVPPDGGWGYMIGLGVILNLSTIMAFINCFGMLFKDLFIEINMDSTGVTVFSGIAASCIAISGFIAMPLQKIMSLRQLGLLAAFMFNLGTFCTVFVNTKFLFILTQGMIQGLGNGLVYNLSCTVLNNYFVKRRMLAFSLTQTIAAVFCLLSPQFVKWSIENYGSQGTLLLVSAISMHNILGMALMQPVSWHMKKVEILEPKQNEMKLLLTEDKKSEANKNTYKSDKSEHDIDKNHDSQIKKFLSHFIDFSIFKSFVLSNACIGVSFSSFLDLMFTMLLPQALYSLGWSEGEVARALSLTALGDLATRIAIILLSGVLNKFGSHETYVAGLFIAFVSRIGMLWSNNNIVILTFITIMGVSRSTITVLVPVVVADTVGQEKFTSAIGMLLMLFGIFNCTVGPVIGAIRDLTNSYSTAFYIITSCFGVIVISWSIELLYKRTMRNKMLKKEAPFKS